AACTCAGCCCCCACTTCAGCCCGTATTCTATCCCCCATTCTATTCCTGATATTGCTCCTCCGTAAGCTTGCCACCTTGTCAGACCAATCCACAGACCACCAATCGAAGCTAAACTAAGTGCAAAAATCAGTCCCCACTTCAGCCCAGTAATTAATCCTGCAAGCAAGTTATTCCATGTTTTTTTCCAAGGCCATGTCAGGGTTTCATATGTTTTGATTTCTGCTGCACCCCATCCGAAAATTGGTGCTAAAACTATTCCCCACCTCAACGCATTCATCAGTCCCCCTTTCTGATGTTCTACTGCCTGCCAACCTAACTGATAAAGCGGGTCCCAAGCGTAAATGGGCCACAACATCAGTAAGATAGTCAGTCCCCCAAGCAACATACTTCCATATTGATAGTGTCTTTTTTCAGTTGTTGTTTCCAACCAGTTAGGCTGCATTTGCTCAATTAGAAAAACCGTTTGAGACGCTTGAGACATTTTAAAAGCTAGCCAACTCAGCCATCGCATCACCTGTTCTTTGGGATATTTGTGATTTTTGCGCTGGAACCTCCGCTCAATATAAGTATTGAACAGGTGTTGACGACGTTCTTCTACCGAACCTGTCTGAGGCAGTTCTGCAATCTTCTTGCCTTTATAAGCCAGTGTTATCACACTGAGGGTTAAGGGTGACTCAGCTAACTCGTACAATTTGGTATCTGTCTGAAGTAGAGTTTTGACAGCTTCCAGTTCCCCACCAGCTTTATCCAAATATTGCTTAATCTGGTCATTGCTTAAAGGTAGGATGCGGATTGCACCTTGCAATTGCAACTGGGAAGAGAGAGCTTCGTAGTCTTTGATACGACTAGTTACGGCAATCTCAGTATGTCCGTGCTTTTGCATGAATTGGTTGATAGCTTCAACGCAAGCTTCCCTAAGTTCCGGCTTGACCTCATCCAGACCATCTAGCAACGGTAGTATTTTTTCCTGTTTCACCCAGTCTTTTCCACGACTCTTTGGAACTTGATATCTATTCCAGAGTTCTTGAACCAGCCAGTCTGATATTTTTTGCCGTTTATTCACCCATGAAGATAAAGTGAACACTACTGGAATCGTTCGGCTCATGTCTAGTTCGGTACGAGCAATCAAGCTCTCTGCCAGCTTTAGAAGGGTTATTGTTTTACCCGATCCTGGGTCTCCAAGAATTAACAGGGTTCGCCCCTCTCCCATCTGATTAAAGATATCAGTCACACCTGCACCTGTTGGTAGTCGATTTGACTGACCAGACCGCTCTTTTAGCCCAGTAAAGATGTCCTTGACTGCATCTGATTCTTCTTTTACACCAAGTTCAATCATTACTTTGGTGTGTAATGAATTTTCTAAGATGCCTTTAACCCAATAATTTTTAACCTTATAAAGCAAGACCTTTTTCTGTTCATACTCATGTTGAGTAAATTTTTTGGCTGCCTCTGATGTCCTCCACCCAAGAAGATTAGATACTTCAACAATAATGTTTTGATTGACAACTCCTCTATTTTCATGAACCCAACCCTTAACTTCACCAAAAAACTGAAGATTATTTGGCAAACTAGCTTCAGACATAACTTATTTCCTCCAATTTTCAAGTAATGTTCTGATTAACAGTTCCAGAGTTGTACTGCACAAAACCCTTGACATCACCATGAAAATTCATAGTTTGTGGGTTTGTTTTCATATCTACCTGTTCAGGAACGATACTCTTATCTTCATTCGAGGAAAATTGCTGACGTTGCCTTGCTTTAAGTACTGGAGTTTCTGACTCTGGAATTCCCTCTAGATCAATAGAAGCACAGCCTACTTCAAAACAATCCTCATAAGGTCTCCCAGCACCCATCGCGTCATAGAATCCAACAGCAAACTTAATGGCAGCCATATCCCCAATTGCCCGATTCATGCCAATGACATAATCAATATGCTGGTGAATCGCTTCAGCTTGAGCTTCTGAATAGCAGGCATTGAGTAAAACACATTCAACCTTATTCTGAAACAACTTAAATAGCCTTGCCAGAGATTGTGTACTCACCAGTTGCATTTGTCCAGAGCTATTCTCAAGAGCTAATCCATTACCTCCTGAGCCATGTCCGGAAAAATGAACAATTGTTGGCTGGTGGTCTAACAGCGCACGGCGCAGGTCATCAACTTGTACCGCCCACTCAGTGACGATTTCAAATTGCTCGCGATTGTTGGCTCGTTTCAGCGCCGCTTGAATTTTCCGCACCTCTTCATCTAGGCGCAGTTTGTTTGTGTCCTTAGGATTGGCTGATAATATCAATATTTTTTTCACGGTTTTTATTGCTTCGTGGAAAATTTACTAGCTAGTACTAACGCATTGACAAAAAAAACAGAGTCTGTATAGCAGAAGAGGTCAAAAGAACTCTTCCACATATTTTTATAGGTGAAATCAAAGTTGACTTATGCAGCTAGACAGTGGCATCCTATCTGCTGATAACTACACGGTTTCTGTTCTAAATTTCGCAATCAAAGTAAAAAGATTCTTCTTATCGTTTCAACTTATAAGTAATGCGGTATTCCACGAAAGAGCATTAGTTGTAATGTGAAGCGAAAAGTATTAATTTCTTATAATTGCGAGCGGCATCACCAACCTTGGATGTTTTCTCAACAATGGTTCATAAGTTGACATTTGAGTTCAAACTGGATAATACGTAGTTTGAATAGGAGTGACTGGTGAGAACCGATAATCTCAGAATAACTACTTTACGGGCGCACAACTGTGTACCCTATGAACTACTAACAATCAACATCATTACTAATGACAATTGACTTTTTTTCAGACTACCTCGTTGCTAGTCTCCGTCTTGCCGTACCTTTGGCATTTGCTGCGTTGGGGGGACTGTACTCAGAACGTTCGGGAGTGTTGAATATCGCCCTAGAAGGAATGTTACTTACTGGTGCTTTTACTAGTGCAGTCATCACTTTTTACACTAATAACCCTTGGGTTGGTGTAATGGTAGCACTTATTTTTGGCGGAATAGTAGGGTTAATTCATGCATTTTTATGTGTGACTTTATACGTTGATCAGTTAGTGTCTGGGCTGGCAATTAATCTTGTGGCAGCTGGGTTAACATCTTTTTTAGGGCGGCTGGTATTTCATAGTAGTACTCAACGTCTTGTGGGAATTGAGCCAATCATTATTCCTGGGTTTGCCAATCTTCCTTTATTAGGTACTTTACTATTTCAGCAAAATATTTTTGTATATTTGATTTTTATTTTAGTGATATTGAGTACATATATTTTATTTAATACCAGCTTTGGTTTAACTTTGCGCGCGGTAGGAGAATATCCCAAGGCTGCGGAAACAACTGGGATTTCTGTGCAACGTGTGCGCTATCTGGCTGTAGTGTTCGGTGGATGTCTTGCTAGTTTAGGAGGTGCTTATTTAAGCCTAGTGCAGGTGAGATATTTTGCTGAGGGTATGAGTGCTGGGAAAGGATTTATCGCGATCGCAGCTTTAATTTTTGGGAAGTGGCATCCTGTAGGTAGTGCTTTCGCCTGCTTGTTATTTGGTGCAACCGAAGCGTTACAGTTACGAATTCAGGCATTAGGTGTAAATGTACCTTATCAGTTTTTGGTGATGTTACCCTATGCGATCGCACTCCTAGCCCTAGTTAGTAAGAAAAGTAAATCAACCCCTCCAGCAGCTTTAGGTGTACCGTATTTTCAAGAAAACCGAGAATTTAAATAGGGTATCCTGCCACTTGACGACTGATCGCTCTCTCAAGAAACCGCATTTGCTTAGGTTGGGGAATAAGCTCTTACTCTTTAGATTTACTTTATAAATAGCCTCTCAGAAGTCAGAATTTAGAAGACAATACAGTTCACTTAAAATCTTCTGACTCCTGTGCCTCCTACGGAGGAACTGCGTTAACGCGCAGCGTGCCCGGAGGGCACATTCTGACGGATGTATTCTTACCCAAAATCATAACTTTCTATTCTTTCTTTCCGTTAAAGAAACACTGCCAATACCTTGAAGAATACCACGACCAATTAAACCTAGACCGCGACCAATGACTTGCGTGAGAACAAAGACAACACCACTCCCCAAGAAGGATAATAGCGATTGTAGACGAGGGGCAATTGCATCACGAAATTCTAGAGTCAAGGTCACAACTAGTCCAATACCAGAAAGTTGGGCTAATTCTTGTCCACGCGGTGCATAAATTGAAATTGTGGCAAGACCGCGAGGTGCAAATACAAATAGCTCATAGCGGCTTTCAAAAATTTCCTTAGGTTCATTGACATAATTCCTAAGACGATATCTCCATGACAAATTATTTCTAAAACGTTCAATTTCCCGCGTAGAAATCAACTGACGGTCATAAAAACTTTGCTTAATTTCTTCTACATCTGCTAAAGAGTTGAGTAGCGGCTGTACCACAGCATTTGCTACCTGAATCAACAAATTCTCTAGAAGCATTTCTGCATGCTCCTTTGCTTCCGAACGACCTGCTGGATATGAGGCATTATCAATCTGCAAATCTGTTTGAAACAACAGATAAGAAAATAACTCCTCAACCAAAGGAATCCTCTGAAGAATCTCTGTTTGCACAACAATAGGATTTTGCAGCAACAAAGTGACAATTTCTAAATTGTTAGTGCCTACTCGTACCCTAGAAAATTTACCGAAAAAGTCTGTAGTTGCTGCTTGCCATACATCAAGTAATACAGTATTTTTTAATTCATATAATTGATTTATTTTTACTAGAGAAGCTCGCATTTCATCTAGTGCATCAGCAATTTTTTGCAGAATAAGATAAAGTAAATCTCGTTTTTTATCAGAACGTAAAATATCAATTTCTAAAGGGATATTTGTTAAATTTTTTAAAGGAAACTGAAGTTTGCTAATGCAAGAAGCAAATAACGCTGCTTGAAGTGAACGCGGACTTAGTAGAGAGGGGGTATTTTGCTTGTTGGGTGAGTCAGATTTGGAAATAGAACGACTAAGGGTGGGATTTGTGGGAGGCTGCCCCTGTACAGACGCGAAATGATTCGCGTTAGCAACGCTACGTAAACGCGGCTCTACCTCTCGCCTTTCCAATGATGAAGCGAATAATTGACTCAGAAGCCAACGAGCTGCTAGCAATTCTCGTCTTTGCCCAGCTAAGACTGCCCGATCTAACAAGGGCAATCCGGGGACTTGCAATTGTGCTGTTACCTGAGACAAGGTAGCGTCAATGTAAGCAATTCCTGATAAGCGCAGATGATTCCGCAGTTTAGAGAAAGGCAGCCGAGAAGACACAGAGAAATTTTCAATGGCATTCACCACCTCGTCTTCGTGTCTGCGCGTTGCCATTTCGTCTTGTCCCACCCTATCCCAAAATGAGCCACCTGCTACCACCAGGTGCATGGCGGTGACTAATTCGGAAACAGGAGTCCCTTTGGGACAGTAACCATTTACCCCAGCGGCTCTTGCTGCTAAAAGCAGCCCTTGTTCTTGGACAGAACTCAAGAGCAATAATGGCAGGTTGGGGTACTGGGTTTTCAAATGGCGACACAGTTGTAAACCTAGCTGCTGGCTGGAGAGGGAGCGACCATTCCCTAATTCCAAAACCACCAAATTCACTCGGTTAGGGTCTTCTTGTGCAAGTTCTGCTAAAATTTGCAATGCAGCAGTATCTGTTTGAGCCTCTGAGACCACTTGCAAGTTAGAGAATTCTTCCAAAGCCACTCGTAGCCCTAGCCGGAAGATGGAGTCCTGGTCTATTAACAATAGTTTCAGAGGGCGATCGCTCATAATCCGCTTAAAAACGCAGGCGTTGTTTTTTTGGTAAGAAGCAAGCTTTACAACTTAGCTTCGTTCCCTATTGTGACCTGTTTTGATAGACAGATTAATTGATATTAATTGCCATGGGCGAGCATTCACTCTTGAATTGAATGAGTTTGAGTATTCGGCCTCCCTCAGCAGAACACTATATTGAAATAGCCTAGATAAAATAAGAGAGTTTTCGCTCTTGAGATATAGCAAGCTTGCCATTCCATATTGTTCGGGACATGGAAGTCAAAAGCCTTAGCCAATGATGTGATGAAACAGTGGTAAGCAGTAACTGTGGCGAAAATGGTAATGGGTTATAGATTGGTGGTTGCATTTAAACGCAACTCATAACAACCATCATTTGCTTTCTTGTGAATTACGGTATCCGTAAAAGTTAATACTGTAGTCAGTAATCCGTACCCCTGTTTGTTCTTCAACTTGGCGAATAAATTCTTCAGGTAGTTCTATGTGAACATCCATGATTTGATTTGTATCCAAACAATTAACATGACTGTGGGAATCACTGATATTGCCATATAAACGTCCATCACAGCGCTCAATACATTCAATGATGCCGTGAGTGGATAGTGCTTCTAAATTTTGATAAACAGAGGTATGTCCGATCGCTTTGCCTTGCTGGTTGAGGCGATCGTAAATCTCTCTGGCAGAAAGATGCTCTCTTGCTTCCCAAAGCAGTTCTAGAATAAAGCGACGCTGACGACTAAGGCGCATACCCAGTGTCTGACACTGCTCTAGAGCATCTTCAAGTGAACGAATTGGTTTTGTAGATATTGTTTGTTTTTGCATATTTTTATAGATTGTTATGTTAATTTATGGGCTAATTTCCCTTTTGAATGTTGATTTGTATTTTATATATCCAAAGGTTTTACACCCTGCACATTCAGCTTCATCTGTGTTTTTGCTTTTGATTGTTGCGGCAGTCACACATAAGGGTGAGGAGTTTTTGTGCTGGTTAACCTTGGCTTTCCCACACTCTAATGTAAAATGAACTCATTACAACTTTAGCTTAAAATAGCAGTAAACGTCTACGTAAAGCCTGATGCGTTGTCAATAGTCAATCATTTAGAGTAATTTGAGATTTTGAATTTTGGATGATTCATCAGTCATTTTTACCTGTTTATCCGCTCACCCTCTTCCCCACTCACCCTCTCCCTTTTTTCCTGCTCTTTTTTTCTAACTTCATTACTCAAATTTGCACAACCTGTGGCACTCTGGGAAACAGAGCGTTCCCAATTTGATTCATTTGCTACAAAAAATTTACCTAACAGGTTATGCAAACCCTGCCTACACTTACAAATTCCAATACAGTAAATACTCAACCCACCTTTGACACGACTATCAAACGGCGCAAAACCCGTCCAGTCAAAGTTGGCGATGTCTCGATTGGGGGTGGCTACCCTGTGGTAGTGCAGTCCATGATTAACGAAGACACCTTGGACATTGATGGTTCCGTAGCAGCGATTCGTCGTCTTCATGAAATTGGCTGCGAAATCGTCCGCGTTACCGTACCTAGTATGGTTCATGCCAAAGCCTTGGCAGAGATTAAACAAAAATTAATCAAAACCTACCAGGACGTGCCAATTGTTGCCGATGTGCATCACAATGGCATGAAAATCGCTTTGGAAGTCGCCAAACACATAGAGAAAGTACGGATTAATCCGGGGTTGTATGTGTTTGAAAAACCCAACTCCAATAGAAATGAATACACCCAAACCGAATTTGACGAAATCGGCGAAAAAATCCGCGAAACATTAGCACCATTGGTGATTTCCCTGCGCGACCAAGGCAAAGCTATGCGAATCGGCGTAAATCATGGCTCCCTTGCTGAAAGGATGCTATTTACCTATGGAGACACTCCAGAAGGCATGGTGCAATCGGCAATAGAATTCATTCGCATTTGTGAATCCTTGGATTACCACAACTTGGTCATTTCGATGAAAGCCTCACGGGTGCCGGTGATGATAGCCGCCTATCGCCTCATGGCACAGCAGATGGATGCACTGGGTATGGATTATCCCCTGCACTTGGGTGTGACCGAAGCAGGTGATGGCGAGTACGGACGGATTAAATCCACTGCTGGTATTGCCACTCTCTTAGCTGATGGGATTGGCGATACAATTCGCGTATCGTTGACGGAATCCCCAGAAAAAGAAATTCCCGTATGCTACAGTATTCTGCAAGCTTTGGGACTGCGGAAAACAATGGTGGAGTACGTTGCCTGTCCTTCCTGCGGACGTACATTGTTTAACCTAGAAGAAGTCCTGCACAAAGTCCGCGAAGCTACTAAACATCTGACCGGACTCGACATAGCAGTTATGGGTTGCATTGTCAATGGACCCGGAGAAATGGCTGATGCCGACTACGGTTATGTTGGTAAAACTCCTGGATATATTTCTTTGTATCGAGGGAGAGAAGAAATTAAAAAAGTTCCAGAAGAAAAAGGAGTAGAAGAGTTGATCAACTTAATTAAGGCAGATGGACGTTGGGTAGATCCATAAAGTTTTCGACAAGTTTTGTACCGAAGATTACTTAATGTGACCGGATCACAAAGCGTTTTCATGAAATAAAAAATAATGCTCAGTCTGTACAGTAAAACCCTGTGTTAGATTGGGCATACTGACTATAAAATTTTCCGTCTGGCACAGCTAGTAATTATGGTGATTACAAGAAGTGGGCTTGTTTTGGGTGCTACAGCGGTGACACTAACAACAATCGCAGTCACCATCAGCATAGGCACTCACTCAAAAGGACAGGCTTTATTTAAAGAAAGTCCTAAGGAATTAGTAGATGAAGTTTGGCAAATTATTAACCGCCAATATGTAGATGGTACTTTCAATAAGGTAGACTGGCTCGCTGTTCGTCAACAGTACCTGAACAAGTCTTACACCAACAAACAGGAAGCCTACAAGTCCATACGGGAGATGCTGAAGAAGCTAGATGACCCCTATACCCGTTTTATGGACCCAGAGGAGTTCAAAAGTCTGCAAGTTGATACCTCTGGAGAACTTTCCGGGATTGGTATCCAGATGGGTCTAGATGAGAAAACGAAAAAGCTGACTGTTATTGCTCCAATTGAGGATACACCTGCCGCGAAAGCTGGTCTCC
The sequence above is a segment of the Mastigocladopsis repens PCC 10914 genome. Coding sequences within it:
- the ispG gene encoding (E)-4-hydroxy-3-methylbut-2-enyl-diphosphate synthase, which gives rise to MQTLPTLTNSNTVNTQPTFDTTIKRRKTRPVKVGDVSIGGGYPVVVQSMINEDTLDIDGSVAAIRRLHEIGCEIVRVTVPSMVHAKALAEIKQKLIKTYQDVPIVADVHHNGMKIALEVAKHIEKVRINPGLYVFEKPNSNRNEYTQTEFDEIGEKIRETLAPLVISLRDQGKAMRIGVNHGSLAERMLFTYGDTPEGMVQSAIEFIRICESLDYHNLVISMKASRVPVMIAAYRLMAQQMDALGMDYPLHLGVTEAGDGEYGRIKSTAGIATLLADGIGDTIRVSLTESPEKEIPVCYSILQALGLRKTMVEYVACPSCGRTLFNLEEVLHKVREATKHLTGLDIAVMGCIVNGPGEMADADYGYVGKTPGYISLYRGREEIKKVPEEKGVEELINLIKADGRWVDP
- a CDS encoding ABC transporter permease, whose protein sequence is MTIDFFSDYLVASLRLAVPLAFAALGGLYSERSGVLNIALEGMLLTGAFTSAVITFYTNNPWVGVMVALIFGGIVGLIHAFLCVTLYVDQLVSGLAINLVAAGLTSFLGRLVFHSSTQRLVGIEPIIIPGFANLPLLGTLLFQQNIFVYLIFILVILSTYILFNTSFGLTLRAVGEYPKAAETTGISVQRVRYLAVVFGGCLASLGGAYLSLVQVRYFAEGMSAGKGFIAIAALIFGKWHPVGSAFACLLFGATEALQLRIQALGVNVPYQFLVMLPYAIALLALVSKKSKSTPPAALGVPYFQENREFK
- a CDS encoding DUF3685 domain-containing protein — translated: MSDRPLKLLLIDQDSIFRLGLRVALEEFSNLQVVSEAQTDTAALQILAELAQEDPNRVNLVVLELGNGRSLSSQQLGLQLCRHLKTQYPNLPLLLLSSVQEQGLLLAARAAGVNGYCPKGTPVSELVTAMHLVVAGGSFWDRVGQDEMATRRHEDEVVNAIENFSVSSRLPFSKLRNHLRLSGIAYIDATLSQVTAQLQVPGLPLLDRAVLAGQRRELLAARWLLSQLFASSLERREVEPRLRSVANANHFASVQGQPPTNPTLSRSISKSDSPNKQNTPSLLSPRSLQAALFASCISKLQFPLKNLTNIPLEIDILRSDKKRDLLYLILQKIADALDEMRASLVKINQLYELKNTVLLDVWQAATTDFFGKFSRVRVGTNNLEIVTLLLQNPIVVQTEILQRIPLVEELFSYLLFQTDLQIDNASYPAGRSEAKEHAEMLLENLLIQVANAVVQPLLNSLADVEEIKQSFYDRQLISTREIERFRNNLSWRYRLRNYVNEPKEIFESRYELFVFAPRGLATISIYAPRGQELAQLSGIGLVVTLTLEFRDAIAPRLQSLLSFLGSGVVFVLTQVIGRGLGLIGRGILQGIGSVSLTERKNRKL
- a CDS encoding NACHT domain-containing protein; the protein is MSEASLPNNLQFFGEVKGWVHENRGVVNQNIIVEVSNLLGWRTSEAAKKFTQHEYEQKKVLLYKVKNYWVKGILENSLHTKVMIELGVKEESDAVKDIFTGLKERSGQSNRLPTGAGVTDIFNQMGEGRTLLILGDPGSGKTITLLKLAESLIARTELDMSRTIPVVFTLSSWVNKRQKISDWLVQELWNRYQVPKSRGKDWVKQEKILPLLDGLDEVKPELREACVEAINQFMQKHGHTEIAVTSRIKDYEALSSQLQLQGAIRILPLSNDQIKQYLDKAGGELEAVKTLLQTDTKLYELAESPLTLSVITLAYKGKKIAELPQTGSVEERRQHLFNTYIERRFQRKNHKYPKEQVMRWLSWLAFKMSQASQTVFLIEQMQPNWLETTTEKRHYQYGSMLLGGLTILLMLWPIYAWDPLYQLGWQAVEHQKGGLMNALRWGIVLAPIFGWGAAEIKTYETLTWPWKKTWNNLLAGLITGLKWGLIFALSLASIGGLWIGLTRWQAYGGAISGIEWGIEYGLKWGLSLGLCLGLIDALRGSEIETKTIPNQGIWKSASNAGITGLISWLILVPIYLFNSQLISNIYWGLIRGLGDWSKSTPIDIVTPALRWGLLLGLIFGGGTACIRHFTLRFILHRNNYIPQNYAHFLNYASELVFLQKVGGGYIFIHRMLLEHFAQIYRNNTPNEIRSSNGEYGENQPLTPVQNHIFCTTCGQKNPGNSNFCFKCGKQLIK
- a CDS encoding CHAT domain-containing protein, which codes for MKKILILSANPKDTNKLRLDEEVRKIQAALKRANNREQFEIVTEWAVQVDDLRRALLDHQPTIVHFSGHGSGGNGLALENSSGQMQLVSTQSLARLFKLFQNKVECVLLNACYSEAQAEAIHQHIDYVIGMNRAIGDMAAIKFAVGFYDAMGAGRPYEDCFEVGCASIDLEGIPESETPVLKARQRQQFSSNEDKSIVPEQVDMKTNPQTMNFHGDVKGFVQYNSGTVNQNIT
- a CDS encoding Fur family transcriptional regulator — encoded protein: MQKQTISTKPIRSLEDALEQCQTLGMRLSRQRRFILELLWEAREHLSAREIYDRLNQQGKAIGHTSVYQNLEALSTHGIIECIERCDGRLYGNISDSHSHVNCLDTNQIMDVHIELPEEFIRQVEEQTGVRITDYSINFYGYRNSQESK